In Nostoc sp. GT001, a genomic segment contains:
- a CDS encoding heme oxygenase (biliverdin-producing), producing MSSNLATKLRVGTKKAHTMAENVGFVKCFLKGVVEKNSYRKLVANFYFVYSAMEEEIEKHRQHPIVSKINFPQLNRKHSLEQDLSYYFGANWREQIKLSPAGQAYVQRIREISATEPELLIAHSYTRYIGDLSGGQILKNIAVTAMNLSDGQGTAFYEFPEIPDEKAFKTKYRQTLDELPLDEAATDRIVDEANAAFGTNMKLFQELEGNLIKSIGVMLYNSLTRRRTRGSTELVTAE from the coding sequence ACTAAGAAAGCCCACACAATGGCAGAAAATGTAGGTTTTGTCAAGTGCTTTTTAAAAGGAGTAGTGGAAAAAAACTCTTACCGGAAACTTGTTGCTAACTTCTACTTCGTCTACTCAGCGATGGAAGAGGAAATAGAAAAGCACCGCCAGCACCCAATAGTTTCTAAAATTAACTTTCCTCAGCTAAACCGCAAGCATAGCTTAGAGCAAGACCTGAGTTATTATTTTGGCGCAAACTGGAGAGAGCAAATCAAACTATCTCCCGCAGGTCAAGCTTATGTACAACGCATCCGAGAAATATCTGCTACAGAACCGGAATTGTTAATCGCCCATTCATACACTCGTTACATAGGTGACTTATCCGGGGGACAAATTCTCAAAAATATTGCTGTAACAGCGATGAATTTGTCTGATGGACAGGGAACAGCCTTTTATGAGTTTCCAGAAATTCCTGATGAAAAGGCATTCAAAACCAAATATCGGCAAACTTTGGATGAATTACCCCTTGACGAGGCGGCAACCGATCGCATCGTTGATGAAGCTAACGCCGCCTTTGGCACGAACATGAAGCTGTTCCAGGAATTGGAAGGTAATTTGATCAAGTCGATCGGTGTGATGCTGTATAATAGTCTTACACGGCGTCGTACACGTGGTAGTACTGAACTCGTCACTGCTGAGTAA
- a CDS encoding tetratricopeptide repeat protein, translated as MVNLKILPLLLSLGLALIPQITVAQTVEELEQKATSAEEVKNYEEAANIWRSFIERDVYDGLRLRKNSYAYVKLADILFSQGKIAEAIATYRQA; from the coding sequence ATGGTAAACCTGAAAATATTGCCGTTATTGTTGAGTTTAGGTTTGGCTTTAATTCCTCAAATAACTGTGGCACAAACGGTAGAGGAGTTGGAACAAAAAGCAACATCTGCCGAAGAAGTAAAAAATTATGAAGAAGCCGCTAATATTTGGCGGAGTTTCATTGAGCGCGATGTCTACGACGGGCTACGCCTACGCAAAAACAGTTATGCTTACGTCAAGCTAGCGGACATTCTATTTTCTCAAGGCAAGATTGCAGAGGCGATAGCTACCTATCGCCAAGCTTAA
- the cobW gene encoding cobalamin biosynthesis protein CobW has translation MATKIPVTVITGFLGSGKTSLIRHLLQNNEGRRIAVLVNEFGELGIDGELLKSCQICPEDGEGDTNIFELTNGCLCCTVQEEFYPTMQELIKRRDSIDCILIETSGLALPKPLVKAFRWQEIRNAATVDAVITVVDCAAVAAGTFASDPDAIAAQRQADDNLEHETPLQELFEDQLACADLVVLNKIDLVDAETKAKVEELIKQELPRVVKIVESDASGGLRLRSQLDASILLGFQAAVEDNLDSRPSHHDTEEDHNHDEEITSANLILDRTFDPEKLQQQLQTLVQQQEIYRIKGFVAVPNKSMRLVMQGVGNRFDKFYDRPWKPEEARQTRLVFIGRDLNSSEIESQLVAL, from the coding sequence ATGGCTACGAAAATTCCTGTCACAGTAATCACAGGCTTCTTGGGTAGTGGAAAAACCAGCCTAATTCGCCACCTGCTACAAAACAACGAAGGACGGCGTATTGCCGTTTTAGTCAATGAATTTGGCGAACTCGGTATTGATGGCGAATTGTTAAAATCTTGTCAAATTTGCCCCGAAGATGGTGAGGGCGACACTAATATCTTTGAATTAACCAACGGCTGCTTATGCTGCACCGTGCAGGAAGAGTTTTACCCGACGATGCAAGAGTTAATCAAGCGGCGAGATAGCATCGATTGCATTTTGATTGAAACCTCTGGTTTAGCCTTGCCAAAACCACTGGTAAAGGCTTTTCGCTGGCAAGAAATTCGCAACGCCGCCACTGTGGATGCGGTGATTACCGTGGTAGATTGTGCGGCGGTTGCAGCGGGGACATTTGCTAGCGATCCAGATGCGATCGCAGCCCAGCGACAAGCAGATGATAATCTAGAACACGAAACACCCTTGCAAGAACTGTTTGAAGACCAACTTGCTTGTGCAGACTTGGTGGTGTTAAATAAGATTGATTTAGTAGATGCCGAGACAAAAGCCAAAGTTGAGGAATTGATTAAGCAAGAGTTGCCCAGAGTGGTGAAAATTGTCGAGAGCGATGCCTCCGGCGGGCTACGCCTACGTTCTCAACTAGACGCATCTATATTATTAGGATTCCAAGCCGCAGTCGAAGACAATTTAGATTCTCGTCCTAGTCATCATGATACTGAAGAAGACCACAATCACGATGAAGAAATTACTTCAGCTAATTTAATTTTGGATCGTACCTTTGATCCCGAAAAGCTGCAACAGCAGTTGCAAACATTGGTACAACAACAAGAAATTTACCGGATTAAAGGCTTTGTTGCAGTACCAAATAAATCTATGCGCTTAGTGATGCAGGGTGTGGGAAACCGATTTGATAAATTTTACGATCGCCCCTGGAAACCAGAAGAAGCTAGGCAAACGCGCTTAGTTTTCATCGGGCGTGATTTGAATTCTTCAGAAATTGAATCACAACTTGTAGCTTTATAA
- a CDS encoding ABA4-like family protein, with protein MTISQLFNVANVFVLPFWALMILLPNWKVTRWVMSSYLPFVLLAGTYLYLFINSITPENAQALSNPQLADIARFFADETAAATGWIHFLVMDLFVGRWIYWEGQKTGVWTIHSLALSLFAGPLGLLSHILTDWITKTFFPKFQQNEGVTVGEKAAS; from the coding sequence ATGACAATATCTCAACTATTTAACGTTGCTAATGTTTTCGTATTACCATTTTGGGCGTTGATGATTTTATTGCCGAACTGGAAAGTCACACGATGGGTAATGTCATCATATCTACCCTTTGTGCTGTTAGCAGGAACATATTTATATTTGTTTATTAACAGCATTACTCCAGAAAATGCTCAAGCTTTATCGAATCCTCAATTAGCTGATATTGCACGGTTTTTTGCAGATGAAACCGCGGCGGCAACAGGTTGGATTCATTTTTTAGTGATGGATTTATTTGTCGGTCGGTGGATTTATTGGGAAGGGCAGAAAACAGGTGTTTGGACAATTCACTCTCTGGCTTTATCTTTATTCGCTGGGCCGTTGGGATTGCTGTCTCACATCTTGACTGACTGGATTACTAAGACATTTTTCCCGAAGTTTCAGCAGAATGAAGGGGTGACGGTAGGAGAAAAAGCTGCGTCATAA
- a CDS encoding acetyltransferase — MLLQIKDSGELVKILEIQELLDPNNDVVHAREQEGEEEQPPDTFKKENLVFPSGEVLPRCWLDANYRHDNS, encoded by the coding sequence ATGCTTTTACAAATCAAAGATTCTGGCGAATTGGTGAAAATTCTGGAAATTCAAGAACTGCTTGACCCGAATAATGATGTGGTTCACGCAAGAGAACAAGAAGGTGAAGAAGAACAGCCACCTGATACCTTCAAAAAAGAAAATCTTGTTTTTCCTTCTGGTGAAGTTCTACCACGCTGTTGGTTAGATGCTAACTATAGACATGACAACAGTTAA
- a CDS encoding DUF3181 family protein, whose product MAKTNTTELLEALAAEIGENVYIDIAKWHLYLSNAKLHTLVAEQLYPLITSNNVSEDQVLKVLKSITVKIGGGRSELPLSDLLPLQCQVTLVDILEKYQREI is encoded by the coding sequence ATGGCAAAGACTAACACCACAGAACTACTGGAAGCCCTAGCAGCTGAAATTGGCGAAAATGTCTACATAGACATTGCCAAATGGCATCTTTATTTATCTAATGCCAAACTGCACACCCTTGTTGCGGAACAGTTGTATCCCTTAATTACTTCCAACAATGTAAGTGAAGATCAAGTTTTAAAAGTCTTGAAATCAATTACAGTCAAAATTGGCGGCGGTAGAAGTGAACTTCCTTTAAGTGATTTATTGCCACTGCAATGCCAAGTAACATTAGTTGATATTTTAGAAAAATATCAACGTGAAATCTAA
- a CDS encoding Uma2 family endonuclease encodes MTIFEQIDPDLLYPDSDGKPMADNTEQYRWIVLIKENLEILFANNDNVLIAGDLLWYPVRSRLITPTAPDVMVVFGRPKGKRRSYRQWQEDNIPPQVVFEILSYSNDTKEMERKLEFYDTYGVEEYYLYDPESFQLDGWLRQNNHLNKLWQMDGWLSPRLGIRFQTGQGELVIYRLDGQRFLNSLELNQRAEQAELLLEQERQRTEQLAAYLRNLGIDPDNLP; translated from the coding sequence ATGACAATCTTTGAGCAAATAGACCCCGATCTCCTCTATCCAGATAGTGACGGCAAACCAATGGCAGACAATACGGAGCAATATCGTTGGATTGTCCTGATTAAGGAGAATTTAGAGATTCTGTTTGCTAATAATGACAATGTTTTGATTGCAGGAGATTTGCTCTGGTATCCCGTTCGTTCTCGGCTGATTACACCGACTGCACCTGATGTGATGGTTGTCTTCGGTAGACCAAAGGGAAAACGTCGTTCCTATCGTCAGTGGCAAGAAGACAATATTCCACCGCAAGTAGTCTTTGAGATTCTTTCTTATAGTAATGATACCAAGGAGATGGAGCGTAAGCTGGAGTTTTACGATACCTATGGTGTTGAAGAATACTATTTATACGATCCTGAAAGTTTTCAACTAGATGGCTGGTTGCGGCAAAACAACCATTTGAATAAGCTATGGCAAATGGATGGTTGGCTCAGTCCCCGTTTGGGAATTAGATTTCAAACGGGGCAGGGAGAATTAGTAATTTACCGTCTAGATGGACAGAGATTTTTGAATTCCCTGGAACTCAATCAACGGGCTGAACAGGCTGAGTTATTGCTAGAACAAGAACGTCAGCGCACTGAACAGTTAGCAGCATATTTGCGTAATCTCGGCATTGATCCTGATAATCTGCCGTGA
- the moaC gene encoding cyclic pyranopterin monophosphate synthase MoaC codes for MAQDNFPANFANLTHLDPQGQAQMVDVSDKAPTIRQAVAAAQVRMLPATFAAIQAGNVAKGDVLATARLAGIMAAKQTATLIPLCHPLPLQKIAVEIIPDPQLPGYQIQATVKTKAETGVEMEALTAVSVAALTLYDMAKALEKSIQIESIRLISKSGGKSGDYSSAKQ; via the coding sequence ATGGCGCAAGATAATTTTCCAGCTAATTTTGCCAACTTAACTCATTTAGATCCCCAAGGACAGGCACAGATGGTTGATGTGTCTGATAAAGCACCCACCATTCGCCAAGCAGTAGCAGCTGCTCAAGTGCGAATGCTGCCAGCCACCTTCGCTGCCATTCAAGCCGGAAATGTCGCAAAAGGCGATGTGTTGGCAACTGCAAGATTGGCTGGGATTATGGCAGCCAAGCAAACAGCCACTTTAATTCCTCTGTGTCATCCGTTGCCTTTACAAAAAATCGCAGTCGAAATCATACCCGATCCCCAACTACCGGGTTATCAAATTCAAGCTACAGTCAAAACCAAAGCAGAAACTGGTGTAGAGATGGAAGCCTTAACTGCCGTTTCTGTCGCTGCCCTGACTTTATACGATATGGCAAAAGCTTTAGAAAAGTCGATTCAAATTGAATCAATTCGTTTAATAAGTAAGAGTGGCGGGAAATCAGGAGATTATTCGTCGGCAAAGCAATAA
- a CDS encoding transposase — protein MSDILSLLQCLLPQINATTMRQLNQIILAMLAMSGRVTMLGISRWAGIGGSYRTMLRFFHTVIPWATLFWLFFRKHLFRANEVYLLAGDEVVVSKSGKKTYGLDRFFSSLANKPISGLSFFVLSLVSVEQRHSFPIQIEQVIKKDTQTKSTSTIEKPNKKEKRGRGRPKGSKNKNKKEVILTSELILIQKMIGSLFKLLANSISLTYLVVDGHFGNNNALQMARLVNLQIISKLRHDSALYFPYENPDSSKRSRRKYGDKLDYRNIPDKYLCKSAIEDDIQTDIYQATLIHKEFAQALNVVILVKTNLKTNACSHVIIFSSDLTLSFEKIIDYYKLRFQIEFNFRDAKQFWGLEDFMNLSQTAVTNASNLAFFMVNLSHHLLADFQQLNPGSGIIDLKAYHRGFRYVREMLKMLPEIPEPILLTQIFAKLTSLGRIHPVSTGVEPS, from the coding sequence ATGTCCGATATCTTATCACTGCTACAATGCTTGCTACCGCAGATAAACGCTACGACGATGCGGCAATTGAACCAGATAATCCTGGCTATGTTAGCGATGAGCGGACGAGTCACGATGTTGGGAATTTCCCGTTGGGCAGGCATTGGTGGTAGTTATCGGACGATGTTGCGGTTTTTTCATACAGTAATACCTTGGGCTACATTGTTTTGGCTATTTTTCCGCAAGCATTTGTTCCGTGCGAATGAGGTATATTTGCTTGCAGGAGATGAAGTTGTAGTCAGTAAATCGGGTAAAAAGACTTATGGATTAGATAGATTCTTTTCTAGCCTAGCCAATAAACCGATATCAGGATTATCTTTCTTTGTATTATCATTAGTGAGTGTTGAACAGAGGCACTCGTTTCCGATTCAGATAGAACAGGTAATAAAGAAAGATACTCAAACAAAAAGTACCTCGACAATCGAAAAACCAAACAAAAAAGAAAAGCGTGGGCGTGGACGACCAAAAGGAAGTAAAAACAAAAATAAAAAGGAAGTGATATTAACATCTGAATTAATACTAATTCAGAAAATGATTGGTTCACTATTCAAGTTATTAGCTAACTCTATTTCCCTCACCTACTTGGTAGTAGATGGTCATTTTGGTAACAACAATGCTTTGCAGATGGCACGTCTTGTCAACTTGCAGATAATTTCCAAATTGCGCCATGATTCAGCATTATACTTCCCTTATGAAAATCCTGACTCCAGTAAGCGCTCTCGTCGTAAATACGGTGATAAGCTAGACTATCGTAATATACCTGACAAATACTTATGTAAAAGTGCTATTGAGGATGATATTCAAACTGATATTTATCAAGCCACTCTTATTCACAAAGAATTTGCCCAAGCTCTCAATGTAGTGATTTTGGTCAAAACCAATCTTAAAACTAATGCTTGCAGCCATGTAATTATTTTTTCTAGCGACCTAACTCTGTCATTTGAAAAAATTATCGACTATTACAAACTCCGTTTCCAAATCGAGTTTAATTTTAGGGATGCCAAGCAGTTTTGGGGATTGGAAGATTTTATGAACCTGAGCCAAACTGCCGTGACTAATGCTTCTAATTTAGCATTTTTTATGGTCAATTTATCCCACCATCTTCTCGCTGATTTCCAGCAACTCAATCCCGGTTCTGGCATTATTGACCTTAAGGCTTACCATCGTGGTTTTCGATATGTTCGTGAAATGTTAAAAATGCTTCCCGAAATCCCTGAGCCTATTTTATTAACCCAGATTTTTGCCAAGCTTACTTCTTTAGGACGTATTCATCCCGTTTCCACTGGCGTTGAACCCTCGTAA
- a CDS encoding glycosyltransferase family 2 protein — MRSGLISERSSEENGAISAIVPDVSVVVPIHDEVESLPLLLEAIASTLSSSQVNYEIICVDDGSTDGSGDFLKKEAQIRTDLKAVILRRNYGQTAAMAAGFYYAVGKAIVTLDADLQNDPADIPMLLAKLDDGYDLVSGWRQKRQDGAVNRLLPSKIANWLIRRTTSVNIHDYGCSLKAYRAELLADMNLYGELHRFLPALAYIEGARITEIPVRHHARRFGRSKYGIWRTFRVLMDLLTILFMKKFLTRPMHVFGLLGLISMFSGTAIGIYLTFVKLALGEMIGNRPLLILAVLLLLTGVQLFCFGLLAELLMRTYHESQGRPIYRVREVVAKNVK, encoded by the coding sequence ATGAGGAGTGGGTTGATTTCCGAAAGGAGTAGTGAGGAAAATGGGGCGATTTCAGCAATTGTCCCAGATGTTTCGGTGGTAGTACCAATACATGACGAGGTGGAGAGTTTACCACTTTTACTAGAAGCGATCGCATCTACTTTATCTTCTAGTCAGGTAAATTATGAAATCATTTGTGTAGATGATGGTTCTACAGATGGTTCTGGGGATTTTCTGAAAAAAGAGGCGCAAATCCGCACTGATTTAAAGGCGGTAATTTTGCGTCGCAACTACGGACAAACTGCGGCGATGGCTGCTGGATTTTATTATGCAGTAGGGAAAGCGATCGTTACTTTAGATGCCGATCTCCAGAACGATCCGGCTGATATCCCCATGTTATTAGCAAAGCTGGATGATGGTTACGATTTGGTGAGTGGCTGGCGGCAAAAACGCCAAGATGGTGCTGTAAATCGATTACTTCCTTCCAAAATTGCCAATTGGCTAATTCGCCGCACCACTAGCGTGAATATTCATGACTATGGTTGTTCGCTGAAAGCCTATCGTGCAGAACTTTTGGCAGATATGAATCTCTACGGAGAATTACACCGATTTTTACCCGCTTTGGCGTACATCGAAGGAGCTAGAATTACCGAAATACCTGTACGTCATCACGCCCGCCGCTTCGGTCGTAGTAAATATGGAATTTGGCGGACATTCCGGGTATTGATGGATTTGTTAACCATTCTGTTTATGAAAAAATTCCTCACCCGTCCGATGCACGTTTTTGGGCTGTTGGGCTTGATTTCAATGTTTTCGGGAACTGCGATCGGAATTTACTTGACTTTCGTCAAATTAGCTTTAGGTGAGATGATTGGCAATCGCCCTCTGCTGATTTTGGCAGTTCTGCTGCTACTAACGGGAGTGCAGCTGTTTTGCTTCGGACTTTTGGCAGAATTACTCATGCGTACATACCACGAATCCCAAGGACGGCCTATCTATCGCGTGCGAGAGGTGGTAGCAAAAAATGTTAAGTAA